The Enterobacter mori genomic interval CAAAGATTTTTCCTTCCCACAGGGCGCACTCGCCGATGGCAAGCACGTCCGGATCGGAGGTCCGGCAGCCGTCGTCAATGCCGATCCCGCCTCGCTCGCCAATAGCCAGCCCGCAGCTGCGCGCCAGCGCGTCCTGCGGACGAATACCGGCAGAAAAGACCACCATGTCCGTTTCCAGCTGTTCGCCATCGGCAAAGTGCAGCACCAGTCCGCCGTCCGCGGTGGCAATCTCCGTCGTCGCTTTACGGGTGTGAACGCCAACGCCCAGCGCCTCGATTTTCTTGCGCAGCATCGCCGCGCCGTCGTTGTCGAGCTGCACCGCCATCAGATTGGGCGCAAACTCCACTACGTGGGTTTCCAGCCCGAGTTGCTTCAGGGCATTCGCTGCCTCCAGCCCCAGCAGCCCACCGCCAATCACCACTCCGCGGCGCGAACCCGCCGCATGCGCCGCAATCTTGTCCAGGTCGTCAAGGGTGCGGTAGACAAAACAGCCCGGCAGATCGCTGCCCGGTACCGGTGGGACGAACGGATAAGAGCCGGTCGCCAGCACCAGTTTATCCCAGTGGGTTTCGTGCCCGCTGGCGGTGCGCACCACGCGCGCATCGCGGTCGATGGCGACAATCTGCTGCGACAGGCGCAGCTCAATGCCGTTGTCGGCAAAGAAATCCCCTTCCACCAGCGAGAGCGACTCTGCGCTGCGGCCGCCAAAATATTCCGACAGATGCACGCGGTCGTAAGCGGCATAGCGCTCTTCGCCAAAGACGATTATCTGGTACTGTTCATGTAAATTGCGGTTCACGCAATCTTCGAGAAAATGATGGCCGACCATACCGTGCCCAACCACCACCAGAGTAGGTTTTGTCATAGCGTTCTGTCCTGCAACCTGCGGTTGCGTAGTGAAACGATCGAACAGCCAGTCCGCACGTGCGGGCGCAGCCGTTGCCAGTAAATCGGTAAATGTTGCCGCACTGCGGCAGTCCCCCATCAGCAGCACGCCTGCCAGCGCCCCCTGATGGATCAGTAAACGACGATAGTGACGGGTCAGCGGATCCCATGCGCTCCAGACCACATCGCCCTCCTGCTCTGCCGCGCGCCCAAGGCTGAACAACTCCACGCCGGTCACCTTGAGGCGCACGCCGTTGTCGGTGAGGGTAAACGGCACGGTAACGTCTTCGGCCAGCCGCGCGGCGAGGATATCCGCCTGCGCCATGCAGGGGGCGACCAGACCAAACGTCTGGCCGTCAATTTCACAGCACTCGCCAATGGCGTAGACGTTCGGCTCGGAGGTCTGCATCTGGTGATCCACCACGATGCCGCGCGCGCAGCGAATGCCGCTGGCCTGCGCCAGCGAAACGTTCGGCTGCACGCCGGTTGCCAGCACCACGCGCGCGGCGGCGACGCTGTGCCCACTGAGCAGCGTCACGCTGTTGTCGTTAATTGCCGCGATGCCGGAGGAAAGCTCGCAGCGCACGCCCCGCGCCGCCAGCGCCTCTTCCAGCAGCATTCCGGCCTGCTGGTCCAGCTGTTGCTCCATTAGCCACGGACCACGATGAACAACAGTGACGTCGTCACCTTTAAGCGCCAGCGCTGCCGCCGTCTCAACGCCGAGCACGCCGCCCCCCAGCACCACCGCAGGACCGGCAATCGCCTGAATGGCCCGGGTATTCTCCAGGGTACGGAATGTGAATACGTGCGGCGCATCGCCGCCGGGGATGGGCGGAACAAAGGGCGTTGACCCGGTAGCAAACACCAGTGCATCCCAGCCCACCGTGCGGGCGGTGGTTTGCACTTCCCGCGTGTCCACGTTCACGGCGATCGCCTTTTCGCCCCGCAGCACCGTCACGCCGCGCGCCTGGTACCACTCATCATCCTGAAGACAGATGCCCGCCGCCGTTTTCTCACGGCCCAGCACGGGCGAAAGCTGGATGCGGTTATAGGCATGCTCCGGCTCGTCACCGATGACGGTGATAGCGAAACGACCGTCAGCACGCCCGGTGAGCGAGGCAATCAGCCGCGTGGCCGCCATGCCATTTCCGATAATGACCAGTCGCATCAAAGCCCCCTCGCTACGCCGCTTTCGGCTGCTTTTCATAGAGGAAATGCAGGATCTGCTGACGCATGTGGTGATAGCGGCTGTCGTCGGCCAGTTGCACCCGGTTACGCGGGCGCGGCAGGTCTACGCGCAGGATCTCCCCGACGGTGGCCGCCGGGCCGTTGGTCATCATCAGCACGCGATCGGAGAGCAGCACCGCCTCGTCCACGTCGTGGGTAATGAGCACGATGGTAGTGTTCAGCGCCTGCTGGATCTGCATCACCGAGTCCTGCAGGTGGGCGCGCGTCAGCGCATCCAGCGCGCCGAAGGGTTCATCCATCAGCAGCACTTTCGGCTTCATCGCCAGCGCGCGGGCAATGCCGACGCGCTGCTTCATGCCGCCGGAGATCTCCCCCGGGCGTTTGTGCAGCGCGTGCCCCATCTGCACGCGGTCGAGGTTGTGTTCAATCCACTCTTTCCGCTCGGCCTTGCTCATGGTGCGACGAAAGACCTGATCCACCGCCAGCGCAACGTTGTCGAAACAGGTGAGCCACGGCAGCAGCGAATGGTTCTGAAAGACCACGGCACGTTCCGGACCCGGCCCGGCAATTTCACGGTTGTCGCAAATCAGCCCCCCTTCCGTCGGCAGCGTGATCCCTGCGATAAGGTTCAGCAGCGTCGATTTACCGCAGCCGGAATGGCCGATCAGGCTAACGGTTTCGCCCTCATGGATATCAAAAGAGACGTTTTGCAGCGCCAGAAACTCGCCGCTGGCGGTGGAAAAACGCTGGCTCACGGCCTGGACCTGAATTAATGGTTTCATGTTCGCTCCTTATTTTTCCTGCCAGCTAAAGCGACGGGCGATCAGCATCAACCCCTGCTCCAGCAGCAACCCAACCACGCCAATGATGACGATGGCGATGAGAATGTTTTCGACGTTGAGGTTGTTCCACTCGTTCCAGATCCAGAAACCGATCCCCAGCCCCCCGGTGAGCATCTCGGCGGCGACAATCACCAGCCAGGCGATGCCGATGGAGAGGCGCACCCCGGTCAGCACCGCAGGCAGTACCGCCGGGAAGAGGATGCGGCGCATGATGGTCCATTCGGAAAGCTGCAGGACGCGGGCGACATTGAGGTAGTCCTGGGGAATACGGCGCACGCCCTCGGCGGTGTTGATCACCATCGGCCAAATGGAGCAGATAAAAATGGTCCAGCTCGACGCGGGCTCTGCTTTCTGGAAGAGCAATAAACCAATAGGCAGCCAGGCCAGCGGGCTCACCGGGCGTAGCAGCGCAATCAGCGGGTTGAACATGCGCGAGAAAAAAGTAAAACGCCCAATCAGAAAGCCGAGCGGAATACCCGCCAGCGCAGCCAGCCCAAATCCGATGGCGACGCGCTGCAATGAGGCAAGCACGTTCCAGCCGATGCCCATATCGTTAGGCCCGTCGCGATAAAACGGATCGGCAAACAGGGTAATGGCGGAATCAAGCGTGCTGAGCGGCGTCGGGAAGCCTTTGCTGTTTATCGCCGCCAGTTGCCAGAGCACCACCAGCAACCCCAGACCCAGCATTGCCGGAATGATGCGCTGGAGAAGGTCGTTAAGCCGACGCGCAAATGCCGGGGTGCGACGGCGAACCTGCACAGGTGGCAGGGGGATGACTTCCCCACTCGCGGGTGTCTCTTGTGATGTCGTCTTTTGCAGATGCTGCATAATCAGGCCCCTTTACAATGAATGGCGAAGCGGTTGGCGTATCCTTCCGGGTCGGTACCATTCCAGACGGTGCCGTCCATCAATGTGCTGCTGCGTAGTGGTGATGCCGGTGCGATAATGCCCCCCACCGCTGTGGCAGCATCCTGCCAGGTTGCGGTCTGGTTAATCCGTTGCGCAATGCCCGCGTAGTCCGGTGCAGATTTAAGCAAGCCCCAGCGACGGAACTGAGTCAGGAACCACATGCCGTCAGAGAGATACGGATAGCTGACGGCCCCCTCGTTGAAGAAGCGGATCGGGTGCGCGTCCTGCCAGCGCTGGCCCAGGCCATTGTCGTACTCGCCCAGCATCCGTCCGGTGAGGTACTGCTCTTTGCAGTTGAGCCAGGCGCGGCGGGAAAGTATCCGCGCGGTCTCGCGTTTGTTTTCCGGGGAGGCGTCGATCCAGCGCGCGGCTTCCATCACGGCGCTCACCAGCGCCCGGGCGGTATGCGGGTTCCTCTCCACCCAGTCGCGGCGAGTGCCGAGGATTTTTTCCGGATGGTCGGCCCAGATAGACTGCGACGTGGCGGCGGTAAAGCCGATGCGGTCGTTAATCGCCCGCGCGTTCCACGGCTCGCCGACGCAAAAGCCCACCATGTTGCCAATGCGCATGTTCATCACCATCTGCGGCGGCGGCACCACCACGGTCCGGATATCGTCAAAAGGGTTAATGCCCGCACTGGCGAGCCAGTAGTAGAGCCACATGGCGTGTGTCCCGGTCGGGAAGGTGTGCGCGAAGGTGTAGGTGCCCGGCGCGTGCTGCCCAATCAGCTTTTTCAGCCCGTCGAGATCGTGAACCCCCTTCTCCGCCAGATCGCTGGAGAGCGTGATGGCCTGACCGTTCTGGTTAAGGGTCATCAGGTTCGCCATCTGCTGCGGCTTGCCGGCAATGCCCAGTTCCAGCCCGTACAGCAGGCCGTAAAGAATGTGCGCCGCATCCAGCTCTCCCGCCACCAGCTTGTCGCGCACCGCCGCCCAGCTCGCCTCCTTGGTCGGCACGATGCTGATGCCGTATTTTTTATCAAACCCTTTCAGGGCCGCGATAACCACCGGGGCACAGTCGGTCAGCTGGATAAACCCGATGCGCACCGTTTCCTGTTCCGGTTTATCCGAGCCTGCCGCCCACGCGGCCTGCATGACACCCGGTAACAGCATTGCGCCACTCGCCAGCATGCTGGCCTGCAAAAACCGCCGTCTCGACAAATCCGCCATGACCACTCCTGAAAAAAAGACAAAAAAAAGCGCCCGACGGTGCCGGAGCACCGCTGGACGCCTTTATCCCGAAGACGCATGCACCGCCGTTGGCGCATCGTCAAAAATGGTTAAACAGATAATGCAAAGGGAATGCCAGGTTTTAAGGCCCTGCTTTCGGGGCGTTAACCTGGTAGCTGTCGCGTTAGCGCACCTCAATCAGGCATTAAATGCCCACTGATTGTGCATCTACTCCTTTGGTGTTAGCTGCCACAGATTCTTCACTGTGAGCAGGGCGCGCGCGATATCGACCATGCGCTGGTTCTTGTCCATCGCCATTTTGCGCAGTGTCGTCCACGCCTGTTCCTCACTCATGCTCTGATGCGTCATTAGCACGCTTTTGGCTTTATCAATGGTCTTACGCTCCTCCAGCGTATCGCGGAGTGAGGCCAGCTGGCGGGAGAGCTGGTCTATCTCTCGCGCCTGCTGGCGAACCAGCAGCAGCAAGGGTTTATCCGGGTAAAGCGCCAGAGGATCGTCATGCTCTTCGCCACGCATCGTGGCTTCACCGGACGCCTGAATCGCGTCATCCACCGCCACCATCAGATCGGCAATCACCCTTTCTTCAAGCGTGCGCAGATGTTCAAGACGCGAGGTTTGCAAGGCAAACCAGTTCAGCGCGGTATTGCCATTGTCAGCGGCGGGCTGACGGGTGCAGGCGACGCGCCGGAGTTGCTCTGTTTCTCGATCGGGCTGGCAGTTGTGGGCAAAGGTGTTCTGCACCTCAGCGTGGCTGTGGGATAAAAAGATCTCAAAACAGGCCTGCTGCCCGTCAATCCTGTCTACCAGTCGCTGACGGGTTTCATCATTGAAAAACCCCTGCGTGAAGCCTATCGCCCCTAGTGCCCGCTCTTGCCCTACCAGCTCTTTGCCCTGCATCAGGCTATAAAGGGCGACAAAACGGCCCGCGATTTGCGGATCGTCAATGCTGTCATTGAGTTGCGGTACGATACTGAGCAGCTGGCGAAGCATCCGGCAGTAATGCTCCATGGCCTGAGGTGCCGTTATGCTTTGGGTGTCTATCCCGTCACGCTGCAAAGGCAGTGTTTCCAGACTGAGTAACGCACAGGCGATGCGCTCACAAACGCCGCTCCCCGTGACCGGGAACTGTGCTTTCAGCATGGCCTGTAGCGCAGTGAGGTTTTCATCCACCAGCCCACGACTGGCTTTGCATTCGGGGGCATACAGCTTACCCTGAGAGCAGAGCCAGACGTTGGATGCCCCGCGCTCGCACTGGAGCATATGCACAAGGCGGCTGATGCCGTTAACCAGCACGCCCAACGCAGCCAGCCTGCCGAGCTGCTCCCGGCGAAGTAATGTCGCGCGCTGGAACCACTCGGTTGCCGCGGGTGAACTGTCCGCCATCAATGTCATGCTTACTCTCCCGGGTAGCGAATCTTCCGGGGAAATAAGCAATATTCGTGCCTTTCGAACAACAGGAGTCAACATGCAGAAGATTTTGATCGTCGCCAACGGTGCGGCCTACGGCAGTGAATCCCTTTTCAACAGCCTGCGCCTGGCGATAGCGCTGCGTGAAAAAGAGTGCGCGCCTGAGCTGCGTCTTTTTTTGATGTCGGATGCCGTCACCGCCGGACTGAAGGGACAAAAACCCGCCGAGGGGTACAACATCCAGCAGATGCTGGAGATCCTGACCGCGCAAAATGTGCCGGTCAAACTGTGTAAGACCTGCACCGACGGGCGCGGTATCACCGGGCTGCCGCTGATTGATGGCGTCGAGATAGGGACGCTGGTTGAGCTGGCCGACTGGACCCTGACCGCCGATAAAGTATTAACTTTTTAATAATAAACCCGTAAAAATATTATTTTCTTATGGACGCGGTTTCAGCATCAAGTTTACCTGCAAGGCTGCCGATAGGCATGGAAACAACACAGCAGGTATTTCACTTATGTTCAGATCCATTCGTGCCCGTATTATTGCCGCGACGACAGGTTGTCTGATCGTCGCCCTTCTTCTCAATACCGTCATTAATTTCCAGGTCACGCGCCAGGATAACCAGCAGTCGCAGCGCGATATTCTGACCAGCACCAGCGCCAGCCATAACATGGCGATTGCGGACTGGGTTAAAAGCAAAATGACGGTGATCGCCACCGCGCAGACCGTTGCGCTGAATGACGATCCGGTTCCGGTATTCAAACAGCTTGCGCAGGCAGGTGGCTTCACCAACGTCTATGTCGGTTACGCCAGCAAAACGGCCGAGTTCTCCGACCCGGCGGGCGTCCCTGCAGATTACGACCCCACGATCCGTCCCTGGTATCAGCAGGTGGTGAGTACGGATGGCCCGGTCGTGACCGCCCCCTATGTTGACGCGGGCACCGGGAAACTGGTGGTGACCTTTGCGGTGCCGGTGAAGGAGAACGGTGCGCTGAAAGCGGTTGTGGCAGGCGACGTGGCGATGGATAGCGTGGTGGCTAACGTACGCGGTATTCACCCGACGCCTGCCAGCAGCGGCTTACTCCTTGATAGCGATGGCACGGTGATTGCCGCCAGCGATCCGGCGCTCACGCTCAAGCCATTCGCCGAAACCATCAAAGGGACCGATTTTGCGGCGCTTAAAAGCGGTAGCCTGGTTGAGGGGACGTTCAACGGCAGCGAAAAAACCTTCGTGGCGACCGCCGTGCCGGGCACGCACTGGATGTTGGCCGTGGCGCTCGATAACAACGATGCCACCTCCGGCATGCGCTCGCTGCTGAAAGCCTCTGCGCTGTCGCTGGTGATCCTCGCCTTGCTGAGCGGGGCAATTGTTCATTTCCTGATCGCCCGCCTGTTGAAGCGTTTGTCCGATATTCGCGACGCCATGAATAACATCGCTAACGGCACTAATGACCTGTCGCAGCGCCTGCCGGACAGCGGTGATGACGAAGTGGCGCAAATCGCCCAGGCGTTCAACGCTTTTAGCGATAAGCTCTCGGTCGTGATGGTTCAGTTGCGCGACGCCAGCGCCTCGGTGAAAAATGCGGCGCAGGAAATCGCAGCCGGTAACCAGGATCTTTCCGGGCGCACTGAGCAAGCGGCGTCAAGCCTTCGCGAAACCGC includes:
- the nirB gene encoding nitrite reductase large subunit NirB produces the protein MRLVIIGNGMAATRLIASLTGRADGRFAITVIGDEPEHAYNRIQLSPVLGREKTAAGICLQDDEWYQARGVTVLRGEKAIAVNVDTREVQTTARTVGWDALVFATGSTPFVPPIPGGDAPHVFTFRTLENTRAIQAIAGPAVVLGGGVLGVETAAALALKGDDVTVVHRGPWLMEQQLDQQAGMLLEEALAARGVRCELSSGIAAINDNSVTLLSGHSVAAARVVLATGVQPNVSLAQASGIRCARGIVVDHQMQTSEPNVYAIGECCEIDGQTFGLVAPCMAQADILAARLAEDVTVPFTLTDNGVRLKVTGVELFSLGRAAEQEGDVVWSAWDPLTRHYRRLLIHQGALAGVLLMGDCRSAATFTDLLATAAPARADWLFDRFTTQPQVAGQNAMTKPTLVVVGHGMVGHHFLEDCVNRNLHEQYQIIVFGEERYAAYDRVHLSEYFGGRSAESLSLVEGDFFADNGIELRLSQQIVAIDRDARVVRTASGHETHWDKLVLATGSYPFVPPVPGSDLPGCFVYRTLDDLDKIAAHAAGSRRGVVIGGGLLGLEAANALKQLGLETHVVEFAPNLMAVQLDNDGAAMLRKKIEALGVGVHTRKATTEIATADGGLVLHFADGEQLETDMVVFSAGIRPQDALARSCGLAIGERGGIGIDDGCRTSDPDVLAIGECALWEGKIFGLVAPGYQMARVAAAALAGEEKTFTGADMSTKLKLLGVDVASFGDAHGRTPGALSYQWTHGPKQIYKKIVVSHDGKTLLGGVLVGDASEYATLVQMMLNGISLPKEPETLILPASSGSAPKALGVAALPESAQICSCHNVSKGDICQAVSAGATDIGAIKQCTKAATGCGGCSALVKQVMEFQLAEQGVEVKKDICEHFPYSRQEIYHLVRVNHIRTFDQLISRYGQGHGCEICKPLVGSVLASCWNEYLLKPAHLPLQDTNDRYFANIQKDGTYSIVPRMPAGEVTADGLIAIGQIAKRYGLYSKITGGQRIDLFGATLEQLPEIWQALVEAGFETGHAYGKSLRTVKSCVGSTWCRYGVQDSTRLAVRLEHRYKGLRAPHKIKMAVSGCTRECAEAQSKDVGVIATDKGWNLYLCGNGGMKPRHADLFASDLDDETLIRTVDRFLMFYIRTADRLQRTSTWMDNLEGGLDYLREVIINDSLGIAHELEQEMARVVETYQCEWQTTLSDPNRLALFRTAVNVAPSDESKRWQEICGIDDIPEQAGIGARLGRKSIALFRFGQRVYALDDREPGSSANVLSRGILGDAAGEPVVISPLYKQRIRLRDGCQLENGEPAVRAWPVKIEDGKVWVGNDAIVMRAEAS
- a CDS encoding ABC transporter ATP-binding protein, which gives rise to MKPLIQVQAVSQRFSTASGEFLALQNVSFDIHEGETVSLIGHSGCGKSTLLNLIAGITLPTEGGLICDNREIAGPGPERAVVFQNHSLLPWLTCFDNVALAVDQVFRRTMSKAERKEWIEHNLDRVQMGHALHKRPGEISGGMKQRVGIARALAMKPKVLLMDEPFGALDALTRAHLQDSVMQIQQALNTTIVLITHDVDEAVLLSDRVLMMTNGPAATVGEILRVDLPRPRNRVQLADDSRYHHMRQQILHFLYEKQPKAA
- the ntrB gene encoding nitrate ABC transporter permease; its protein translation is MQHLQKTTSQETPASGEVIPLPPVQVRRRTPAFARRLNDLLQRIIPAMLGLGLLVVLWQLAAINSKGFPTPLSTLDSAITLFADPFYRDGPNDMGIGWNVLASLQRVAIGFGLAALAGIPLGFLIGRFTFFSRMFNPLIALLRPVSPLAWLPIGLLLFQKAEPASSWTIFICSIWPMVINTAEGVRRIPQDYLNVARVLQLSEWTIMRRILFPAVLPAVLTGVRLSIGIAWLVIVAAEMLTGGLGIGFWIWNEWNNLNVENILIAIVIIGVVGLLLEQGLMLIARRFSWQEK
- a CDS encoding CmpA/NrtA family ABC transporter substrate-binding protein; this encodes MADLSRRRFLQASMLASGAMLLPGVMQAAWAAGSDKPEQETVRIGFIQLTDCAPVVIAALKGFDKKYGISIVPTKEASWAAVRDKLVAGELDAAHILYGLLYGLELGIAGKPQQMANLMTLNQNGQAITLSSDLAEKGVHDLDGLKKLIGQHAPGTYTFAHTFPTGTHAMWLYYWLASAGINPFDDIRTVVVPPPQMVMNMRIGNMVGFCVGEPWNARAINDRIGFTAATSQSIWADHPEKILGTRRDWVERNPHTARALVSAVMEAARWIDASPENKRETARILSRRAWLNCKEQYLTGRMLGEYDNGLGQRWQDAHPIRFFNEGAVSYPYLSDGMWFLTQFRRWGLLKSAPDYAGIAQRINQTATWQDAATAVGGIIAPASPLRSSTLMDGTVWNGTDPEGYANRFAIHCKGA
- the nasR gene encoding nitrate regulatory protein NasR (NasR is a transcription antiterminator and transcriptional regulator for the nasFEDCBA operon) encodes the protein MTLMADSSPAATEWFQRATLLRREQLGRLAALGVLVNGISRLVHMLQCERGASNVWLCSQGKLYAPECKASRGLVDENLTALQAMLKAQFPVTGSGVCERIACALLSLETLPLQRDGIDTQSITAPQAMEHYCRMLRQLLSIVPQLNDSIDDPQIAGRFVALYSLMQGKELVGQERALGAIGFTQGFFNDETRQRLVDRIDGQQACFEIFLSHSHAEVQNTFAHNCQPDRETEQLRRVACTRQPAADNGNTALNWFALQTSRLEHLRTLEERVIADLMVAVDDAIQASGEATMRGEEHDDPLALYPDKPLLLLVRQQAREIDQLSRQLASLRDTLEERKTIDKAKSVLMTHQSMSEEQAWTTLRKMAMDKNQRMVDIARALLTVKNLWQLTPKE
- a CDS encoding DsrE/DsrF/TusD sulfur relay family protein, whose protein sequence is MQKILIVANGAAYGSESLFNSLRLAIALREKECAPELRLFLMSDAVTAGLKGQKPAEGYNIQQMLEILTAQNVPVKLCKTCTDGRGITGLPLIDGVEIGTLVELADWTLTADKVLTF
- a CDS encoding methyl-accepting chemotaxis protein, producing the protein MFRSIRARIIAATTGCLIVALLLNTVINFQVTRQDNQQSQRDILTSTSASHNMAIADWVKSKMTVIATAQTVALNDDPVPVFKQLAQAGGFTNVYVGYASKTAEFSDPAGVPADYDPTIRPWYQQVVSTDGPVVTAPYVDAGTGKLVVTFAVPVKENGALKAVVAGDVAMDSVVANVRGIHPTPASSGLLLDSDGTVIAASDPALTLKPFAETIKGTDFAALKSGSLVEGTFNGSEKTFVATAVPGTHWMLAVALDNNDATSGMRSLLKASALSLVILALLSGAIVHFLIARLLKRLSDIRDAMNNIANGTNDLSQRLPDSGDDEVAQIAQAFNAFSDKLSVVMVQLRDASASVKNAAQEIAAGNQDLSGRTEQAASSLRETASAVEEITASVTQSNESAAEANEQASKASAAASRGGDVVSQAISTMQSIEVASAKIGDITSVIDGIAFQTNILALNASVEAARAGEQGRGFAVVAGEVRNLASRSAQAAKEIKSLIDSTTDSVATGSRYVHLAGESMDEIRSSIGSVSGIMREISIATSEQMKGIHEINHAVTHLDRMVQQNAELVVQSAAAASALQSQAGDLAETAGHFRI